Within Candidatus Angelobacter sp., the genomic segment CGCGGATGAATGCGCTGGGACACCCGGGTTTGAAGCAACACGGAGAGCGCGACGCAAACGGGCAACCGGATGTTGCGAAACGCCCGTCGCTTCTCGACTGCTCCGCCGGGGCAGGTCCCGCGTGCTTGAAAATCTCCGAGAAACTTTGCGGCGCCGCGGCAGCATCTTGCGTTTGAGGTTCAGGCAGTCGGCGGGGTTTGCGCGCGTCACCATCGCCATTTAACAACGAACTGCTACACTATCACCATGCAGCCACTGGCGCCGCCTGACACGTTCCATCTGTCCGCTGCGGTCGGCTGGTTGGAACTGGGCGACGCGCGCGAAGCCGTGGTCGAGTTGACGAAGATAACGCGGGCTTTGCAATCGCACCCGGATGTCCTGGAAATCCGCTGGCTGATCCACGCACACGAGGAAAACTGGGAGGAGGCGCTGGCCGCGGCGCGAGCGCTCGTCGAGGGCTGCCCGAAGCGCTCCTCCGGCTGGCTGCACCGGGCCTACGCGTTGCGGCGCGTAAAGACCGGAGGACTTCAGGCGGCATGGGACGCCCTGCGGCCCGCGTTTGAGAAATTTCCCGATGAACCGACGGTTCCCTACAACCTCGCCTGTTACGCCTGCCAGATGCGGCGGCTCGATGAAGCGCGCGACTGGTTGCAATGCGCGATCAAAGCCGGTGGCAAAGAGAAGGTCAAACGGATGGCGCTGAACGACGACGATCTCAAATCACTTTGGGACGAGATCAAGCGGCTTTGACTCTGGTGTACATTCGGGCGTTTTCGTGGAGCGCCGGCTCCTCGGGCGCGTTTTCGGTTGAACGCTGCCGTCGGTTTGAATTGTGGTAATTTGCCTGCACAGAAGATCGCGAACCTAATTCAAATTTTCACCGCAATGGATGGAACCGAGCCATTACACTTGTGTGACGATGCGCGTACATTGCGGTCTGATAACCATGGGCTCATGGCTTTTCCATGACAACACGGGAAAAAATCCTGGTGAGTGTCGCTGTAGTTCTATCGCTCCCCATTGTTTTGCTGCTCGGCTACGACGGGGTTTACGGGCCGATCAAGTTCCGCTACATCGTTGCGCGCGTGGAATCGGCGCGGTCAGCAGCCGAAGAGAAGCGGGCGTTCACCCTGGCAGCAAATTGGGGTCGGGTCTGGGAAGTTGAACGCTTGCGGCCGGCAGATTGGCCGGCGCGACTTTCTCGCCCTCCGAGCGACTGGCTTTTGCGTTTGGAGTGGCTCGAGTCCTCGCCTTGGAGCGGGTCTCCTTATGTTGCCTTTCGCGGCGTCATTGATACGAATAATCTCACGATCCTTTGGACCAAAAAATACTGAGGCGGGCTTGCGCGCGCCAGAATGGTCCCTCACAACAACGCCAATTGTCTCCCTGACACTTCGCCCAATCCACTGACGCCGAGTCCGATCAACCGCAGCGGCCTCGACACCAGCTTCTCTTTCGCCAGCAAAAAACAGCCGAGACGGTAAATGTCCTGTGCCTCGGTAACCGGTTCTTCCACCGAAATCTGGCGCGTCAGCGTCCGGAAATCGCTGTAACGAATCTTGACCTGGAGAGTTTTCGCCGCGAGGCGTCGGCGCTTGAGCTTCGCTGAGATGTCCGCGGCCTGTTCGCGCAGACACTTGCGCAACGTGGCGCGGTCGTCCGTATCGCGCAGAAACGTCTCCTCGCTGCTGATGCTTTTGACTTCGTCGCCCAACTCGATCGGGCGATCGTCGTCACCGAACGCGAACCGCTTGAGTTTCGGTCCGAACGAGCCGACCAGCGCGCGCAGGTCGCCCGGATGGTCCTGCAAATCGCCGACTGTTGTGATGCCCGCTTGATTGAGCGCCTGCTCCGTGACCTTGCCGACGCCATGGATCACGCGCACGGGCATTGGCCGCAAAAACAGGATTTTGTCCCGTTCGGGAATGAGCGTCAGTCCGTCCGGCTTGTGGAAATCGCTGGCGAGCTTTGCGAGCAATTTGTTCGCGGCGATACCCACGCTGGCGGTGAGGTGTCGTTCCGAGAAAATCTTCCGCTTCAATTCGCGCGCCATCGGCACCGCGCGAAAGAGCGCGTCGTCGGCGTCACTGCCCCTGCAGATCTGTGAAAGATCGAGATACGCCTCGTCAATCGACACCGGCTCGATGAGCGCGCCGCTTTCTACGACGAGGGCCATGATGCTGCGCGACTCCTCTTTGTAAGCCTCCATGCGCGGCCGGACGAAAACGCCCTTCGGGCAAAGCCGGCCCGCCGTGACGCTGGGCATCGCCGACCGCACGCCGAATTTGCGCGCCTCATAACTC encodes:
- a CDS encoding tetratricopeptide repeat protein codes for the protein MQPLAPPDTFHLSAAVGWLELGDAREAVVELTKITRALQSHPDVLEIRWLIHAHEENWEEALAAARALVEGCPKRSSGWLHRAYALRRVKTGGLQAAWDALRPAFEKFPDEPTVPYNLACYACQMRRLDEARDWLQCAIKAGGKEKVKRMALNDDDLKSLWDEIKRL
- the dinB gene encoding DNA polymerase IV, with the translated sequence MFRVIFHLDMDAFYAAVEQRDNPELRGKPVIVGSPPTQRGVVCAASYEARKFGVRSAMPSVTAGRLCPKGVFVRPRMEAYKEESRSIMALVVESGALIEPVSIDEAYLDLSQICRGSDADDALFRAVPMARELKRKIFSERHLTASVGIAANKLLAKLASDFHKPDGLTLIPERDKILFLRPMPVRVIHGVGKVTEQALNQAGITTVGDLQDHPGDLRALVGSFGPKLKRFAFGDDDRPIELGDEVKSISSEETFLRDTDDRATLRKCLREQAADISAKLKRRRLAAKTLQVKIRYSDFRTLTRQISVEEPVTEAQDIYRLGCFLLAKEKLVSRPLRLIGLGVSGLGEVSGRQLALL